Genomic DNA from Octopus bimaculoides isolate UCB-OBI-ISO-001 chromosome 3, ASM119413v2, whole genome shotgun sequence:
GTGATAAGCATTGACAAACAGTTTATGGTTCCTGTGAAAGGGGCCATCACACTATCTACAATGGACTTCACAAAGGGCCACACCCAAAGCAAAATAATTGAAATGCTCAACGGACGTAAGGCAGACATCATTCTCAGCGACATGGCCCCAAATACTACAGGAATCCGTTCAATGGACCATGATCTTATTATAGAACTTTGTTTTTCTGTTCTTGAATTCTCTCACAGCGTTCTCCAGCAGGATGGTGCACTCCTCTGCAAACTGTGGCAAGGCCATGAACAAAAGGAATTGGAGAAACGGTTGGGTGAAGTTTTTCAGACTGTTAAAATTGTCAAACCCCAAGCTAGCAGGGGAGATTCAGCAGAAATATTTCTGCTTGGAAAAGGCTATTCACCAAATAAGACACATATTCggtgaaggaagaaatatttaacactcacatgcacacgcgcacagacacacatacacacacacacacatacacacatgtatacatatgtttctcCCACTAAAAACAGGATtgataacaaattttttttaataaaatttaaaaaaaaaattaaaacatgcaTAAgagttttaaaaagtaaaaaaaaatacaattttttttttaaaatttaaaagttattaaaaagaaatgaaggaaattttAAGATTcaaagaaaaagggggaaaatatataaatatttaattacaaagctgaaaataaagaaaaaaaaacgtatttttaATGTTCCTTTAACATATTGTAGAGGCAAAGGCTGGGAGTGAAAAGGAGGGTTAAGAAATAGAaaactgctgctaccaccaccatttgactTGTCAGTACTCccattgtatttgtatattgatACTCTTTGTCAATATTGCTAAACAGCTTGAGGGAAATAAACAAAGCTATGACCAAGCTGCAGTGTTTTCAAATACTTTTTCttgtactttctctctctctctctctctctcaacatttcTTGTTCTACATCTCATCTATTCCTTTTTctgcttcatctctctctctttactcttttacttgtttcagtcatttgactgcggccatgctggagcaccgcctttagtcgagcaactcaaccccaggacttattcgttgtaagcctagtatttattctatcagtctcttttgtcgaaccgctaagttacagggacataagcataccagcatcagttgtcaagcgatgttgtggggacaaacacagacacacatatacatatatacgatgggcttctttcagtttccatctaccaaatccactcacaaggctttggtcggcccgaggctatagtggaagacacttgcccaaggtgccacgcagtgggactgaacccgggaccacgtggttggtaagcaagctacttaccacacagccactcctgcgcctatgttaatCATTTCTCTggttctttcattctcttttataCAGCTCAACTGAAAGTAATGCTCCAGGATGGTCTCACTCTCGCTTTCATACTTGTCAAACTCTAAAAGTTTTNNNNNNNNNNNNNNNNNNNNNNNNNNNNNNNNNNNNNNNNNNNNNNNNNNNNNNNNNNNNNNNNNNNNNNNNNNNNNNNNNNNNNNNNNNNNNGCAGTGATGAAAGATGAATAGGTGAAGGAGACTGTAGAATGCTTGGAATGGAATGATCTAGAtcaagggttttcaaactttttgccttgcggacccctttatatttcaggctttaccttagggacccccttataaacacttatgaaatttatacataaatatttgcttaaaataacatatttttacatttatttatttaacagtatttaacaaataggtttattgtcaattaaaagattttgattaaaaaacatatataaaatcaaattgcccataaaaagtatttgctgtccacagacaccgtcttgtccttgcagaccacagtttgaaaacccctgatctagattGATCTGCAAATTCAGGGGAAAAAATAGCTCTTAAATTGAATTCGTTCAAAAGAATAAagggttttgttttttataatctCTTGAAGAGGATGACCCTAGGGCCCCCAAGACAGTTatagaaaaggagaaaattatCCTCAAACCAAAACCCAGCCCAAATGCTTGCAGCTGTGGATTCCACTAGAGCAGTGATTCTACAATagttgcttatacttctacaacatgcaaaatatttttttcattttttatgcaattccttatattcttttactcttttcagtcatttgactgtggccatgctggagcaccgcctttagtcgagcaaatcgaccccaggacttattctttgtaagcctagttcttattctattggttgcttttgctgaaccgctaagttacggggatgtaaacacaccagcagcggttgtcaagcgatgttgggggacaaacacagacacacaaacatatacacacacacatatatatatatgtatatacatatatacgacgggcttctttcagtttccgtctaccaaatgcattcaaggctttggtcggcccgaggctatagtagaagacacttgcccaaggtgccacgcaatggaactgaaactggaaccatgtggttggtaagcaagctacttaccacacagccactcctaattataaaaacataataggatttttttatatacatcaaatggctatggaggtcctgTAGAGTAAAACAGGAATGAATCAaattggcaaaaacaaaaaaaatagttgagaatcactgcacTAAAGAAACTTAGATGATGGTGTTAAACCAGTTGACAGTTGAAGTCTGCCACTCAAGAACAGGATCAGTTCTTCTGACAGTGTTCTACACAATTTCTATCCACTAAATCTCACAAATATTTGGTCGAATCAGTCTTAAAAGCTAAACGTTTGCTTAGTCGATGCTTAATTGAAACTAGAATTTACAGAAGAAAAAGTGATATGGTGACAGTCGTCTCATTTGTGTTAAGCTATTTCGAAAAGCT
This window encodes:
- the LOC106867284 gene encoding rRNA methyltransferase 2, mitochondrial, with the translated sequence MSLKFWKCLKRYFSSSSKLRKHSRPHNLKGKSTSSQKWITRQLRDPYVKRAREESYRCRSAFKLVEIDDRFGLLRPGSVVIDCGAAPGSWTQVAVERVNAAGTAKSQAEGCVISIDKQFMVPVKGAITLSTMDFTKGHTQSKIIEMLNGRKADIILSDMAPNTTGIRSMDHDLIIELCFSVLEFSHSVLQQDGALLCKLWQGHEQKELEKRLGEVFQTVKIVKPQASRGDSAEIFLLGKGYSPNKTHIR